The following are encoded together in the Scytonema millei VB511283 genome:
- a CDS encoding HNH endonuclease → MSVYISVKLQQQIRNRFRNCCAYCLTSEFLNVTTFEFEHITPRSAGGATIFENLCLACPSCNRYKAVRQTAVEPLTQKEVTLFHPQCQSWTEHFAWSDDATEIIGLTSIGRATIIALKMNRPQLIRVRRMWVKMGEHPPRFE, encoded by the coding sequence GTGAGTGTATATATTTCTGTTAAATTGCAGCAACAAATTCGTAACCGTTTTAGAAATTGCTGTGCTTATTGCCTAACATCTGAATTTCTAAATGTCACAACATTTGAGTTTGAACATATTACTCCCCGCTCGGCTGGTGGAGCCACTATTTTTGAAAATCTTTGCTTGGCTTGTCCTTCCTGTAATCGCTACAAAGCTGTTCGACAAACAGCCGTAGAGCCACTCACTCAGAAAGAAGTCACACTATTTCATCCTCAATGTCAATCGTGGACAGAGCATTTTGCATGGAGTGATGATGCAACAGAAATTATTGGACTCACATCCATAGGTAGAGCAACTATTATTGCTTTGAAAATGAACCGTCCTCAGTTAATTCGTGTCCGCAGGATGTGGGTAAAAATGGGCGAACACCCGCCAAGATTTGAATAA
- a CDS encoding chromophore lyase CpcT/CpeT, translating into MTLELIALADYMTGEFENKAQAIADPAWFVHLRLWQKPVPLFQEDSITLFAEQANALYLDKPYRPRLMRMQAREDGQIQVQYYIPKDFTAVRGAGANPNRLQQFTADDFELLPGCLLVVTWQQLGSNSYHFKAAIPPNAKCCFTYQGNTQQVNLGFEATPEEFLSYDKGIDMNTGAAKWGAIMGAYRFKKL; encoded by the coding sequence ATGACACTAGAACTAATTGCCCTCGCCGATTATATGACGGGTGAATTTGAGAATAAAGCCCAGGCGATCGCCGACCCTGCCTGGTTCGTCCACTTACGGCTGTGGCAAAAACCCGTCCCCCTATTTCAAGAAGACAGCATTACCCTTTTTGCCGAACAAGCCAATGCTTTGTATCTAGATAAACCCTATCGTCCGCGATTGATGCGAATGCAGGCGCGTGAGGATGGACAAATTCAAGTACAGTACTACATACCTAAAGACTTTACTGCCGTGCGCGGTGCTGGGGCAAATCCTAACAGGTTACAACAATTTACTGCTGACGATTTTGAGTTATTACCTGGTTGTTTATTAGTCGTAACTTGGCAACAACTAGGTTCCAATAGCTATCACTTCAAAGCCGCAATCCCACCAAATGCAAAGTGCTGTTTCACCTATCAAGGCAATACTCAACAAGTCAATCTTGGTTTTGAAGCCACTCCCGAAGAGTTTTTGAGTTACGACAAAGGCATAGATATGAATACAGGTGCGGCTAAGTGGGGCGCGATTATGGGCGCATATCGTTTCAAAAAGCTGTAG
- a CDS encoding GNAT family N-acetyltransferase, producing the protein MRSRTARPEDIDFFLAQETRAEFQNFIFSSSREQHQQYLDSQDCQYFIFQNDETEAAIGYAILSGLTSPHSNICLVRIVMAKPGQGYGKQALRLLLDWVFTEYKAHRFWLDVFEDNHRARHVYQSVGFREEGLLREVVKQQDKYASQIVMSILEQEYFNCEERGARGEE; encoded by the coding sequence ATGCGATCGCGAACTGCACGTCCTGAAGATATTGACTTTTTTCTGGCTCAGGAAACTAGAGCAGAATTTCAAAACTTTATTTTTTCCTCTAGTCGAGAGCAACACCAGCAATATCTTGATTCACAAGATTGTCAATATTTCATCTTCCAAAATGATGAAACTGAAGCGGCGATCGGGTATGCAATTTTATCTGGTCTTACATCACCTCATAGCAATATTTGTTTAGTCCGCATCGTTATGGCAAAACCAGGGCAAGGCTATGGTAAGCAGGCACTACGTTTGCTGTTAGATTGGGTTTTTACGGAATACAAAGCTCATCGGTTCTGGTTAGATGTGTTTGAGGACAACCACCGCGCCAGACACGTATATCAATCGGTAGGTTTTCGCGAGGAAGGATTGCTCAGAGAAGTCGTGAAGCAGCAAGATAAGTATGCCTCTCAAATCGTTATGTCGATTTTGGAGCAGGAATACTTTAATTGTGAGGAGAGAGGAGCGAGGGGCGAGGAGTGA
- the psb29 gene encoding photosystem II biogenesis protein Psp29 codes for MNNLRTVSDTKRNFYNQHTRPINTIYRRVVEELMVEMHLLSVNADFRYDPIYALGVVTAFERFMQGYQPERDKEPIFEALCQSIEDNPQRYRQDADRLRQLLQNVSAQQLFDWIEGKASLQGAEDLQAQMQAIAQNSKFKYSRLFAIGVFTLLELADAELVKDEKQRVEALKQVATALHVPEDKLNKDLELYRSNLDKIEQALITMADILSADRRKRQQRLQEKEAGVATTNGDSGSASGSSQDKTPSGS; via the coding sequence GTGAATAACCTGCGTACTGTCTCCGATACCAAGCGAAATTTCTACAATCAACACACCCGCCCGATCAACACGATCTATCGGCGGGTGGTAGAAGAACTAATGGTAGAAATGCATTTACTCTCAGTCAATGCTGATTTTCGCTATGACCCCATCTACGCTCTAGGTGTCGTTACGGCATTTGAGCGGTTTATGCAGGGCTACCAGCCAGAACGGGATAAAGAACCGATCTTTGAGGCGCTGTGTCAGTCTATCGAAGATAATCCCCAAAGATATCGCCAAGATGCCGATCGTTTGCGTCAATTACTGCAAAACGTATCGGCGCAACAACTATTTGACTGGATCGAGGGTAAGGCTTCCCTGCAAGGCGCAGAGGATCTGCAAGCACAAATGCAGGCGATCGCCCAGAACTCCAAGTTCAAATACAGTCGCCTATTTGCGATTGGTGTCTTTACCCTGTTAGAACTAGCAGATGCGGAACTTGTCAAAGATGAGAAGCAGCGAGTGGAAGCGCTCAAGCAAGTAGCAACGGCTTTGCACGTACCAGAAGATAAACTTAACAAAGATCTGGAGCTATACCGCTCTAACCTCGATAAAATCGAGCAAGCGCTGATTACAATGGCAGATATCCTTTCAGCCGATCGCCGCAAGCGCCAACAACGCTTACAAGAAAAAGAAGCTGGCGTTGCTACTACCAACGGTGACAGTGGTTCTGCTTCTGGCTCGTCCCAAGATAAGACTCCCTCTGGTTCATAG
- a CDS encoding phage holin family protein, with protein sequence MLIDLLIAWLVSASSLLIVSKLPVGVEVDSPAKAYLSAAVLGVVAAVVNPILRALFFIPNLLTFGLLSGFVTFAISAIALGIAASVVQGFRLRAGIWSVLLGALALSVVSHLIYAFVTPAY encoded by the coding sequence ATGCTAATCGACTTATTAATTGCTTGGTTAGTGAGTGCTTCCAGCCTGTTGATTGTCAGCAAACTTCCAGTGGGCGTGGAAGTCGATAGCCCTGCTAAAGCATATCTTTCGGCAGCTGTACTAGGGGTAGTCGCTGCTGTTGTGAATCCAATTTTAAGAGCGCTATTTTTTATCCCTAATTTGCTCACGTTTGGTTTATTATCGGGATTTGTCACCTTTGCTATTTCGGCGATCGCCCTTGGTATTGCAGCTTCTGTAGTCCAAGGTTTTCGCCTCCGAGCCGGAATTTGGAGCGTTCTACTGGGGGCGCTGGCGCTTTCCGTTGTCAGCCATCTGATCTATGCTTTTGTGACTCCGGCTTACTAA
- a CDS encoding ExbD/TolR family protein has protein sequence MKINLHSPIEEVQVQIIPLIDVIFCILTFFLLAALQFTRQQAIEIQLPKASTGTAPMFQSRLIVTLKDGQLYVEKEPVQIDKLTQTLKAYTQANPLGTIILNASRSSSYNDVIQLLDIMRQIGGDRVALATTPGSPDLPSGSNLSSPDLTPLAPINPNTDPRLNSTAPIAPQSP, from the coding sequence ATGAAAATCAACCTTCACTCACCAATTGAAGAAGTTCAAGTTCAAATTATTCCTCTCATTGATGTCATTTTTTGCATTTTGACTTTTTTCCTCTTAGCAGCACTGCAATTCACACGCCAGCAGGCGATTGAAATTCAGTTACCCAAGGCGAGTACTGGTACAGCGCCAATGTTCCAATCGCGGTTGATTGTAACTCTCAAAGACGGACAGCTTTATGTCGAGAAAGAGCCAGTACAAATAGATAAGCTGACCCAAACGCTCAAAGCTTACACTCAAGCTAATCCCCTCGGGACAATTATTTTAAATGCTTCGCGGTCGTCGAGCTACAACGATGTGATTCAGCTATTAGATATCATGCGGCAAATTGGAGGCGATCGCGTTGCTTTAGCTACCACTCCCGGCTCCCCCGATCTACCATCTGGTTCTAATCTGTCATCGCCAGACCTTACACCCTTAGCTCCGATTAATCCTAACACCGACCCTCGCCTGAATTCTACTGCGCCGATTGCACCCCAGTCGCCATGA
- a CDS encoding MotA/TolQ/ExbB proton channel family protein, translating into MDVIDIFRKGGPAMWPLLALSILALSVIVERLGFWFKIFSQEREIVERVLDAAQQNWQSATELARKFSYQPAGRFLYAPLRLSTPDPEVFRLALESTAEDEIASMRQGEKILEAAIALSPLLGLLGTVLGLIQSLGSITLGQISSASSAGVTTGIGESLISTATGLIVAIVSLVFYRLFQGFAVNQIKVFRRAGSELELLYRQYWVNLQDSPTAPPAAAMTTPEVIPGRGSDRRFSFDLANKRTVNPEPPINPQTNINPGYSVPPQSPSQREDSAAPEV; encoded by the coding sequence GTGGATGTTATAGATATTTTCCGCAAAGGCGGACCCGCCATGTGGCCTCTGCTAGCACTGTCTATTTTAGCTTTGAGCGTGATCGTCGAGCGGCTGGGGTTTTGGTTTAAGATTTTTTCTCAAGAACGGGAAATTGTCGAGCGCGTTCTAGACGCAGCTCAACAAAATTGGCAAAGTGCTACGGAATTAGCCAGAAAATTTTCCTATCAACCTGCGGGTAGGTTCTTATACGCACCGTTACGTTTGTCTACACCCGATCCGGAAGTATTTCGGCTGGCACTAGAGTCAACCGCAGAAGATGAAATTGCCTCTATGCGTCAAGGGGAGAAGATTTTAGAAGCAGCGATCGCGCTTTCGCCCCTGCTAGGATTGTTGGGAACAGTACTGGGACTGATTCAATCGTTGGGTTCGATTACTTTAGGACAAATCAGTTCGGCTTCTTCTGCTGGCGTGACTACAGGTATTGGTGAATCTTTGATCAGTACGGCAACAGGATTGATTGTGGCGATCGTCAGTTTGGTTTTTTACCGCTTATTTCAAGGATTTGCTGTCAATCAAATTAAAGTATTTCGCCGTGCAGGTAGCGAATTAGAATTACTATACCGTCAGTATTGGGTTAACCTGCAAGATTCTCCGACCGCTCCTCCTGCTGCTGCCATGACAACACCAGAAGTTATCCCTGGACGCGGTTCCGATCGGCGTTTTAGCTTCGACTTAGCTAATAAAAGGACTGTTAATCCCGAACCACCAATAAATCCGCAAACAAACATAAATCCTGGTTACAGCGTTCCGCCTCAATCTCCCAGTCAGCGAGAAGATTCTGCTGCACCAGAAGTCTAG
- a CDS encoding YkvA family protein: MNFSIQSVYGWYRNTLRNPKYRWWIILGTALYFLMPFDIAPDFLPIVGQLDDVFLLTLLVSEVSQMAIEGYKTRKGKSTANATDTTGSTVDVDAVSVK, encoded by the coding sequence ATGAACTTTTCAATCCAATCTGTTTACGGCTGGTATCGTAACACTCTACGCAATCCTAAATACCGTTGGTGGATAATTCTCGGTACGGCATTGTATTTCCTGATGCCATTTGACATTGCTCCCGACTTCTTGCCGATTGTAGGACAATTGGATGATGTCTTTTTATTGACGCTATTGGTATCAGAAGTTTCCCAAATGGCGATCGAAGGCTACAAAACCCGTAAAGGGAAAAGCACGGCTAACGCCACCGATACCACTGGTAGTACAGTCGATGTAGATGCGGTATCTGTAAAGTAA
- a CDS encoding hybrid sensor histidine kinase/response regulator, which produces MQEFWHNFFGSSSFIPHGHCYLWQPGLVWLHILSDACIAFAYYSIPFTLVYFVQKRKDLPFNWIFWLFGAFIIACGTTHLMEIWTLWHPTYWLSGTLKAVTALISLYTALELMPLVPQLLALPSPAQLEVANQELRSQILERERAESQIRVLNAQLEQRVTERTAELEIANKLKDELLVRAQTARAEAETANRMKDNFLAIISHELRTPLNPILGWCNLLMSRKFDRSRIDSAIATIDRNARLQVQLIDDLLDVSSILQGKLSLNVSPVNLASVITAALETVRLAAEAKSIQMVTRLDANVEIEGDPTRLQQVMWNLLSNAIKFTPQGGRVEISLQRVEEEATTNSKFKLQNSKLDRAPRTKYAQIQVIDTGKGISADFIPYIFDYFRQESSATTRKFGGLGLGLAIVRNIVEMHGGNVAVASLGEGRGSTFTVKIPLLGKTEETATPVAVTREFPVLDSTVTAYCRSPLSAPLTGVQVLVVDDDADSRDFMTFVLEDAGATVTAVSSAVAALEVLTSQLDILISDIGMPDMDGYMLMQQIRALSLGQGGKIPAIALTAYAGECDRQKALSAGFQKHIAKPIEPEQLIETVTLALQGVNSMNRV; this is translated from the coding sequence ATGCAGGAGTTTTGGCACAATTTTTTTGGTTCGAGTTCATTTATCCCCCACGGACATTGTTATCTTTGGCAACCAGGGTTAGTTTGGCTGCACATCTTATCTGATGCGTGTATCGCATTTGCCTATTATTCAATTCCATTTACATTAGTTTATTTCGTCCAAAAGCGAAAAGACTTGCCATTTAACTGGATTTTTTGGCTATTTGGGGCTTTTATTATCGCTTGCGGCACGACTCACCTAATGGAGATCTGGACTTTATGGCATCCTACCTATTGGCTCTCAGGCACGCTGAAAGCTGTCACGGCTTTAATTTCTCTCTATACAGCTCTAGAGCTAATGCCATTAGTGCCGCAGCTACTGGCTCTACCCAGCCCCGCACAGCTAGAAGTAGCAAACCAAGAATTACGCAGTCAAATTCTCGAACGAGAACGCGCAGAATCACAAATTCGAGTTTTAAACGCCCAACTCGAACAACGAGTCACAGAGCGAACGGCAGAACTAGAAATAGCAAATAAATTAAAAGATGAATTGCTCGTCCGCGCTCAAACAGCACGGGCTGAGGCTGAAACAGCAAACCGGATGAAGGACAATTTTCTTGCCATCATTTCTCACGAGTTACGCACGCCCCTCAATCCGATTCTCGGTTGGTGCAATTTGCTGATGAGCCGCAAATTCGATCGAAGTCGCATTGATAGCGCGATCGCCACGATCGATCGCAACGCTAGGCTCCAGGTACAACTCATTGACGATTTGCTAGATGTCTCCTCAATTTTGCAGGGCAAATTAAGCTTGAATGTCTCTCCAGTCAATTTAGCTTCCGTTATTACAGCAGCATTAGAAACTGTCCGTCTAGCAGCTGAAGCAAAATCAATTCAAATGGTAACTCGGCTTGATGCGAATGTAGAAATCGAAGGCGATCCGACACGCTTGCAGCAAGTCATGTGGAATTTACTGTCTAACGCCATTAAGTTTACACCTCAGGGAGGACGGGTAGAAATTTCGCTGCAACGAGTGGAAGAGGAAGCAACTACCAATTCAAAATTCAAACTTCAAAATTCAAAATTAGATCGCGCACCACGCACTAAATATGCCCAAATTCAAGTTATTGACACGGGAAAAGGTATTAGTGCCGATTTTATTCCTTACATATTCGATTACTTTCGACAGGAAAGCAGTGCCACAACCAGAAAGTTCGGTGGGCTGGGATTGGGATTGGCGATCGTGCGTAATATTGTCGAAATGCATGGTGGTAACGTCGCGGTAGCTAGTCTTGGTGAAGGACGGGGTTCTACATTTACTGTAAAAATTCCGCTGCTAGGAAAAACTGAGGAAACTGCCACGCCTGTAGCAGTTACAAGAGAATTCCCGGTTCTCGACTCCACTGTAACAGCGTACTGCCGATCGCCCCTATCGGCTCCCCTCACTGGCGTGCAGGTTTTAGTTGTAGACGACGATGCTGATTCGCGAGATTTTATGACCTTTGTGTTGGAAGATGCCGGGGCTACTGTCACCGCAGTTAGCTCAGCTGTTGCGGCTTTAGAAGTGTTGACATCACAGCTCGATATCTTAATCAGCGATATTGGAATGCCTGATATGGATGGTTATATGCTGATGCAGCAAATTAGAGCTTTGTCACTAGGGCAAGGAGGCAAGATTCCAGCAATCGCGCTAACTGCCTACGCGGGAGAGTGCGATCGGCAAAAAGCGTTATCAGCAGGCTTTCAAAAGCATATTGCTAAACCCATCGAACCAGAGCAATTGATAGAAACTGTTACCCTTGCACTCCAGGGAGTAAATTCTATGAACAGAGTATAG
- a CDS encoding DUF4359 domain-containing protein has protein sequence MKRSTSISYIGLVVLGGLGVVMALTNPDRSAYEIYAGKRLGTYIKDEVCPQAPNIFGLALQQNCSDLVDSSSPVIQRIVANNTKRQNFLLFSIYTTDLAVGGVIPSYRFQTVGAMQNFFTYSAQKQ, from the coding sequence ATGAAGCGATCGACAAGTATTAGTTATATAGGATTAGTAGTTCTTGGCGGGCTGGGCGTAGTAATGGCATTGACTAATCCCGATCGCTCTGCCTACGAGATTTATGCTGGCAAACGGTTAGGAACTTACATCAAGGATGAAGTTTGCCCGCAAGCGCCGAACATATTCGGTCTGGCTTTGCAGCAAAACTGTAGTGACTTAGTTGATTCTAGTTCTCCTGTCATCCAACGTATTGTAGCTAACAACACCAAGCGCCAAAACTTTCTTTTATTTAGCATCTATACTACCGATCTTGCCGTTGGTGGCGTAATTCCGTCATATCGTTTTCAAACGGTTGGTGCAATGCAAAACTTTTTTACCTACTCTGCCCAGAAGCAGTAG
- a CDS encoding manganese catalase family protein, with protein MFFHKKEPIHVVNIKEPNPRFAQLLLEQFGGATGELSAALQYWVQSFHVENAGIRDMLQDIAIEEFGHLEMVGKMIEAHTKNVDQTDAYKSTLFAVRGMGPHFLDSQGNAWTASYLNEGGDVVRDLRANIAAEAGARQTYEELIKLSTDEGTKNALVHLLTREISHTQMFMKALDSMGKLTEPFFGNIQPDETVDIYYNLSTNGTQDERGPWNSEPTFRYIADPVNEVTQS; from the coding sequence ATGTTTTTTCATAAAAAAGAACCAATTCACGTTGTCAACATTAAAGAACCAAATCCTCGCTTTGCTCAACTTTTGCTAGAACAATTTGGTGGTGCAACAGGCGAACTTTCTGCGGCTCTACAATACTGGGTACAGTCTTTTCATGTAGAAAACGCAGGTATTCGCGATATGCTACAAGATATTGCGATCGAAGAGTTCGGTCACTTGGAAATGGTGGGCAAAATGATTGAAGCTCACACTAAAAATGTAGACCAAACCGATGCATATAAAAGTACTTTGTTTGCCGTGCGTGGGATGGGACCTCACTTTTTAGATAGCCAGGGGAATGCTTGGACGGCTAGTTATCTCAATGAAGGTGGCGATGTCGTGCGCGACTTGCGGGCTAATATTGCTGCGGAAGCTGGAGCAAGACAAACCTACGAAGAATTAATTAAGCTGTCAACTGATGAGGGGACAAAAAATGCTTTAGTGCATTTGCTAACACGGGAAATTTCCCATACGCAGATGTTCATGAAAGCTTTGGATTCTATGGGCAAGCTGACCGAACCGTTCTTTGGTAATATTCAGCCAGACGAAACGGTTGATATCTACTACAATCTATCTACCAACGGTACGCAAGACGAACGCGGTCCTTGGAACTCGGAACCAACATTCCGCTATATTGCCGACCCCGTGAATGAAGTGACTCAAAGCTAA
- a CDS encoding sirohydrochlorin chelatase: protein MQSAYLLVSHGSRDPRPQVAMERLAWLLQGSREQGAGSREAEEQRKQRRLGAEERSRAILATSHSLDSRLPTPDSLSLLIGTACLELGQKPLHQQIAEFSDRALSYGYQQVQIVPLFLLPGVHVMEDIPAEVEQARQILKSKVKLELRPHLGFHAGLARLLKQQLDRTQAEQTILLAHGSRRAGSEYPVEAIAQQISAVTAYWSVAPSLDQRVQELALAGWRRIAIVPYFLFAGGITDAIAEVVGQLQQQFPAIEFCLMQPLGATQELADLIWDLIET, encoded by the coding sequence ATGCAATCCGCCTATCTACTGGTATCTCACGGCAGTCGAGATCCGCGCCCGCAAGTGGCGATGGAACGCTTGGCATGGCTTTTGCAAGGGAGCAGAGAGCAGGGAGCAGGGAGCAGGGAAGCAGAGGAGCAGAGGAAGCAGAGGAGACTAGGGGCAGAGGAGAGATCGAGAGCAATTCTAGCCACTAGCCACTCACTCGACTCCCGACTCCCGACTCCCGACTCCCTATCCCTTCTAATAGGTACTGCTTGTTTAGAGCTAGGTCAGAAGCCACTGCACCAGCAGATTGCAGAGTTTAGCGATCGCGCCTTATCTTACGGATATCAGCAAGTGCAGATCGTGCCGCTGTTTCTCTTGCCGGGAGTCCATGTCATGGAAGATATTCCAGCGGAAGTGGAGCAGGCGCGACAAATCTTGAAATCAAAGGTAAAGCTGGAATTACGTCCTCATTTAGGTTTCCATGCTGGCTTAGCAAGGCTGTTGAAACAGCAGCTAGACCGGACGCAGGCAGAGCAAACAATCTTGCTAGCACATGGGAGTCGGCGCGCTGGTTCTGAGTACCCTGTAGAAGCGATCGCCCAACAAATAAGTGCTGTAACGGCATATTGGTCAGTTGCTCCTAGTTTAGATCAACGGGTGCAAGAATTGGCACTCGCAGGATGGCGACGAATTGCGATCGTCCCGTACTTCTTGTTTGCTGGAGGTATTACCGATGCGATCGCGGAAGTTGTAGGACAATTGCAACAACAATTTCCCGCGATCGAGTTTTGTCTGATGCAGCCACTAGGGGCAACTCAGGAATTAGCCGATCTGATTTGGGATCTGATCGAGACCTAG
- the cobA gene encoding uroporphyrinogen-III C-methyltransferase encodes MNEFVGKVYLVGAGPGDPGLFTLKGKALLECADVVVYDALVSPAILGMINPLAEKINAGKRRGKHSLVQEDTTQLLIEKARDNAVVVRLKGGDPFIFGRGGEEMEDLVAAGVSVEVIPGITSGIAAPAYAGIPLTHRDYSSSVTFVTGHEAAGKYRPKVNWAAVAQGSETIAIYMGVHNLPYIVKQLCEAGLSADTPVALVRWGTRPEQEELIGTLETIVAQVETTGFSAPAIAVIGKVVNLHSLLAGCRPVLVTS; translated from the coding sequence ATGAACGAGTTTGTGGGTAAGGTCTACTTAGTGGGTGCGGGTCCAGGCGACCCTGGTTTATTTACACTCAAAGGTAAGGCATTGTTGGAATGTGCCGATGTTGTGGTTTACGATGCCCTCGTAAGTCCGGCAATTCTAGGCATGATTAACCCCTTGGCAGAAAAAATCAATGCAGGAAAGCGGCGGGGAAAGCATTCGTTGGTACAGGAAGATACGACCCAGTTATTGATCGAAAAAGCGCGAGACAACGCAGTGGTGGTGCGGTTAAAAGGGGGCGATCCATTTATCTTCGGGCGTGGCGGCGAAGAGATGGAAGATTTGGTAGCGGCTGGGGTGTCAGTGGAAGTCATACCTGGTATTACTTCCGGTATTGCAGCTCCAGCTTATGCAGGTATCCCATTAACCCACAGAGATTATAGTTCTTCAGTCACGTTTGTTACGGGTCACGAAGCAGCAGGAAAGTATCGTCCCAAAGTCAATTGGGCAGCTGTAGCCCAAGGTTCGGAGACGATCGCAATTTATATGGGAGTCCACAATTTACCCTACATAGTCAAGCAGCTATGCGAGGCAGGGTTAAGTGCAGATACACCAGTAGCTCTAGTACGTTGGGGAACTCGACCGGAACAAGAGGAATTGATCGGCACATTAGAGACAATTGTGGCGCAAGTAGAAACTACTGGTTTTAGCGCCCCCGCGATCGCCGTTATCGGTAAAGTCGTCAACTTGCATAGTCTATTAGCAGGCTGTCGCCCTGTTTTGGTGACAAGCTAA